The following are encoded together in the Nocardioides thalensis genome:
- a CDS encoding GntP family permease, protein MSSLNVLAAGTDLVEPVASDGRLVAAALIGIGVIVALIIAAKLHPFLALTAGAITVGVVAGVDVEAALASFTAGFGSTAAGVGILIALGAMFGKLLADSGGADEIVDTIVGLASPRALPWAMALVGAIIGLPMFFEIGLVLLMPVIYLVARRSGQSLVTIGIPALAGLSAMHGLVPPHPGPLTAIDYLSADLGLTLALGVAVAIPTIVLAGPVFGRVGRYVEVAVPDRFEARDADTMEHRPSFAVTLASVLLPVVLMMGKALADIFIDDETDPLRRTLDVLGTPLIALLIAVVVAMFTLGGGAKMGNQGVMKSLESSLPGVAGILLIVSAGGGFKQSLVDTGIGTLVAEWVADSDISVLVLAWFVAVLIRLATGSATVATVTASGLLAPLTASLSNGEVSLMVLAIGAGSVFFSHVNDAGFWLVKEYFGMTVGQTLKTWSAMETLLSVSGLVFVMALDLFI, encoded by the coding sequence ATGTCATCGCTCAACGTCCTGGCTGCAGGCACCGACCTGGTCGAGCCCGTCGCCTCCGACGGCCGGCTCGTCGCCGCTGCCCTGATCGGCATCGGCGTCATCGTCGCGCTGATCATCGCGGCGAAGCTGCACCCGTTCCTCGCGCTGACCGCCGGCGCGATCACCGTCGGCGTGGTCGCCGGGGTCGACGTCGAGGCCGCGCTGGCGAGCTTCACCGCGGGCTTCGGGTCGACCGCCGCCGGCGTCGGCATCCTGATCGCGCTCGGTGCGATGTTCGGCAAGCTGCTCGCCGACAGCGGCGGTGCCGACGAGATCGTCGACACGATCGTCGGCCTGGCCTCGCCGCGCGCCCTGCCGTGGGCGATGGCGCTGGTCGGCGCGATCATCGGACTGCCGATGTTCTTCGAGATCGGCCTGGTGCTGCTGATGCCGGTCATCTACCTCGTGGCCCGCCGGTCGGGTCAGTCGCTGGTGACGATCGGCATCCCCGCCCTGGCCGGGCTCTCGGCGATGCACGGCCTGGTGCCGCCGCACCCGGGCCCGCTGACCGCGATCGACTACCTGAGTGCCGACCTCGGCCTGACCCTCGCGCTCGGCGTCGCCGTCGCGATCCCGACGATCGTGCTCGCCGGGCCGGTCTTCGGCCGGGTCGGCCGCTACGTCGAGGTCGCCGTGCCCGACCGGTTCGAGGCCCGCGACGCCGACACGATGGAGCACCGCCCCTCCTTCGCCGTCACCCTCGCCTCGGTGCTGCTGCCGGTCGTGCTGATGATGGGCAAAGCGCTCGCCGACATCTTCATCGACGACGAGACCGACCCGCTGCGCCGTACCCTCGACGTGCTCGGTACGCCGCTCATCGCCCTGCTGATCGCCGTCGTGGTCGCGATGTTCACGCTCGGCGGCGGCGCGAAGATGGGCAACCAGGGCGTGATGAAGTCGCTGGAGTCCTCGCTCCCCGGCGTCGCGGGCATCCTGCTCATCGTGTCCGCCGGCGGCGGCTTCAAGCAGTCCCTCGTCGACACCGGCATCGGCACCCTGGTCGCCGAGTGGGTCGCCGACAGCGACATCTCGGTGCTCGTGCTCGCCTGGTTCGTCGCCGTGCTCATCCGCCTGGCGACGGGCTCCGCGACCGTCGCCACCGTCACCGCCTCGGGTCTGCTGGCCCCGTTGACCGCGTCGCTCTCCAACGGCGAGGTGTCGCTGATGGTGCTCGCGATCGGCGCCGGCTCGGTGTTCTTCTCCCACGTCAACGACGCCGGCTTCTGGCTCGTGAAGGAGTACTTCGGGATGACCGTCGGCCAGACCCTCAAGACCTGGTCGGCGATGGAGACGCTGCTGTCCGTGTCCGGCCTGGTCTTCGTGATGGCGCTCGACCTGTTCATCTGA
- a CDS encoding gluconokinase gives MTQSVDGSGTAPAPLLVVMGVSGSGKSTIGAALAQRLGVPFADADDFHPPANIAKMTAGEALDDDDRFPWLEAIGEWLAEHDERGGVISCSALKRKYRTQLVGHAPRARFVHLDGSREVIARRQASRPGHFMPPALLASQFATLEPLGPDEPGLVIDVDQSVDAVVQEYVDRAGSAR, from the coding sequence ATGACGCAGAGCGTCGACGGCAGCGGCACCGCCCCGGCCCCCTTGCTCGTGGTCATGGGCGTCTCCGGCTCGGGCAAGTCCACGATCGGTGCGGCGCTCGCGCAGCGCCTCGGCGTGCCCTTCGCCGACGCCGACGACTTCCACCCGCCGGCCAACATCGCGAAGATGACCGCCGGCGAGGCGCTCGACGACGACGACCGCTTCCCGTGGCTCGAGGCGATCGGCGAGTGGCTCGCCGAGCACGACGAGCGGGGCGGCGTGATCAGCTGCTCGGCGCTGAAGCGCAAGTACCGCACCCAGCTCGTCGGCCACGCCCCGCGTGCCCGGTTCGTCCACCTCGACGGCTCGCGCGAGGTCATCGCGCGCCGCCAGGCCAGCCGACCCGGCCACTTCATGCCGCCGGCTCTGCTCGCGTCGCAGTTCGCGACGCTGGAGCCGCTCGGGCCCGACGAGCCGGGCCTCGTCATCGACGTCGACCAGTCGGTCGACGCCGTCGTCCAGGAGTACGTCGACCGCGCCGGCTCGGCGCGCTGA
- a CDS encoding FadR/GntR family transcriptional regulator, translating to MARRALHDDVLDALGRRIVEGTLAPGAVLTLDGVDTTYDVSRSVSREAVRVLEALGMVASRRRVGVTVLPRRSWNVFDPRVIRWRLDSADRVEQLRTLGELRGGFEPVAAGFAAERATPDQAARLTTLASDMVAHGRAGDLEAFLEADIAFHATLLEASGNEMIAALGGLVAEVLAGRTHHDLMPDHPKQEAVDLHVRVAAAVRAGDPGAARTAMQAIIDEATEAVTEAGDA from the coding sequence ATGGCACGCAGGGCACTGCACGACGACGTCCTCGACGCGCTCGGCCGCCGCATCGTCGAGGGCACCCTCGCGCCCGGCGCGGTCCTCACGCTCGACGGCGTCGACACGACGTACGACGTCAGCCGGTCGGTGTCGCGGGAGGCGGTGCGCGTGCTCGAGGCGCTGGGGATGGTGGCGTCCCGACGCCGGGTCGGGGTGACCGTCCTCCCCCGCCGCTCGTGGAACGTCTTCGACCCGCGCGTGATCCGGTGGCGGCTCGACTCCGCCGACCGCGTCGAGCAGCTGCGCACCCTCGGCGAGCTGCGCGGCGGCTTCGAGCCGGTGGCCGCGGGGTTCGCGGCGGAGCGCGCGACGCCGGACCAGGCGGCGCGGCTGACCACGCTCGCGAGCGACATGGTGGCGCACGGCCGCGCCGGTGACCTGGAGGCGTTCCTCGAGGCCGACATCGCGTTCCACGCCACGCTGCTCGAGGCGTCCGGCAACGAGATGATCGCCGCGCTCGGCGGCCTCGTCGCCGAGGTGCTCGCCGGCCGCACCCACCACGACCTGATGCCCGACCACCCGAAGCAGGAGGCCGTCGACCTCCATGTGCGGGTCGCGGCCGCCGTACGCGCGGGAGACCCGGGAGCCGCCCGTACGGCGATGCAGGCGATCATCGACGAGGCGACCGAGGCCGTGACCGAGGCGGGCGACGCGTGA
- a CDS encoding VOC family protein, with protein MPISVRYLVDDVEEAVRFYTDDLGFELREQHPPAIAIVSKDGLTLWLAGPPSSAARPMPDGSTPEPGGWNRFVLEVDDLAALVDALRDNGVPFRNEIVEGPGGQQILVEDPSGNVIELFERAAR; from the coding sequence ATGCCTATCTCCGTGCGCTACCTGGTCGACGACGTCGAGGAGGCCGTCCGGTTCTACACCGACGACCTCGGCTTCGAGCTGCGCGAGCAGCACCCCCCGGCGATCGCGATCGTGTCCAAGGACGGCCTGACGCTCTGGCTCGCCGGCCCGCCCTCCTCGGCGGCGCGGCCGATGCCCGACGGCAGCACGCCCGAGCCCGGCGGCTGGAACCGGTTCGTGCTCGAGGTCGACGACCTGGCCGCGCTCGTCGACGCGCTGCGCGACAACGGGGTGCCGTTCCGCAACGAGATCGTCGAGGGCCCCGGCGGGCAGCAGATCCTCGTCGAGGACCCGTCGGGCAACGTGATCGAGCTCTTCGAGCGGGCGGCGCGCTGA
- a CDS encoding MFS transporter, translating to MTAPPTTPRRAWLVWGVALAVYVLAVFHRSSLAVAGLAATERFDLSASQLGTFAVLQLLVYAGLQIPVGLLIDRFGPRAVMTTGIVTFSIGQTAFALASSYPEALLARVLVGTGDAMTFICVLRLVNSWFAPRTIPLVTQLTGSSGQVGAIIAAVPMTWALGELGWTTAYLVAAGAGPVLLAALLLVVHDTPQHRHLPGQPMSRQALVASLRASWSQPGTRLGFWIHFSTPFSAHVLALLWGFPFLVVSEGLSDTAAGTLLSLIVVATVASGPVLGWVVGNHPWHRSSVALGTVAATAATWTVVLAWPGHAPLWLLVLLVVVCGCAGPTSMIGFDVGRTSNPPERMASASGIINQGGFVAALVAVAAIGVVLDLMTAGAATYTPDAFRAAMSVQYLLWAFGALQIWRYRQRVRRLLGREVVEGGSTMIG from the coding sequence GTGACCGCACCGCCGACCACTCCGCGTCGCGCCTGGCTGGTGTGGGGCGTCGCCCTGGCCGTCTACGTGCTCGCGGTCTTCCACCGCTCGAGCCTCGCCGTCGCCGGCCTCGCCGCGACCGAGCGGTTCGACCTGTCGGCGAGCCAGCTCGGCACGTTCGCCGTGCTCCAGCTGCTGGTCTACGCCGGCCTCCAGATCCCGGTCGGGCTGCTGATCGACCGGTTCGGGCCGCGGGCGGTGATGACGACCGGGATCGTGACGTTCAGCATCGGCCAGACGGCCTTCGCGCTCGCGTCGAGCTATCCCGAGGCGCTGCTCGCCCGGGTCCTCGTCGGCACCGGTGACGCGATGACGTTCATCTGCGTGCTGCGGCTGGTGAACAGCTGGTTCGCGCCGCGCACGATCCCGCTGGTGACCCAGCTGACCGGCAGCTCCGGCCAGGTCGGCGCGATCATCGCCGCGGTGCCGATGACCTGGGCGCTCGGCGAGCTCGGCTGGACCACCGCCTACCTGGTCGCCGCGGGCGCCGGGCCGGTGCTGCTGGCGGCCCTGCTGCTGGTCGTGCACGACACCCCGCAGCACCGCCACCTGCCGGGGCAGCCGATGTCGCGGCAGGCCCTGGTGGCGAGCCTGCGTGCCTCCTGGTCGCAGCCCGGCACCCGGCTCGGCTTCTGGATCCACTTCTCGACGCCGTTCAGCGCGCACGTGCTCGCGCTGCTGTGGGGCTTCCCGTTCCTCGTCGTCAGCGAGGGGCTGTCGGACACCGCGGCGGGCACCCTGCTCAGCCTGATCGTCGTCGCGACCGTGGCGTCGGGCCCGGTGCTCGGCTGGGTCGTCGGCAACCACCCGTGGCACCGCTCGAGCGTCGCTCTCGGCACGGTCGCCGCTACCGCCGCGACCTGGACCGTCGTCCTGGCCTGGCCCGGCCACGCCCCGCTCTGGCTGCTGGTGCTGCTCGTCGTCGTCTGCGGCTGCGCCGGCCCGACCTCGATGATCGGCTTCGACGTGGGCCGCACGAGCAACCCCCCGGAGCGGATGGCGAGCGCCAGCGGCATCATCAACCAGGGCGGGTTCGTGGCCGCGCTGGTCGCGGTGGCCGCGATCGGCGTGGTGCTCGACCTGATGACGGCGGGCGCGGCGACGTACACCCCGGACGCCTTCCGCGCGGCGATGAGCGTGCAGTACCTGCTCTGGGCGTTCGGCGCCCTCCAGATCTGGCGCTACCGGCAGCGGGTACGGCGCCTGCTGGGCCGCGAGGTCGTCGAGGGCGGCTCGACGATGATCGGCTGA
- a CDS encoding SRPBCC family protein, translating to MQGSVTVHMAAPPKVVWDLVSDVTRIGEFSPETFEAEWVDGATGPALGAHFRGHVKRNGVGPVYWTSCKVTSCEPERDFGFSVYAAGARVNNWRYQLEPTDDGGTDVTESFRLEPRGVLRLYWAVMGKLRGRTNERGMRETLERIKAVAEADAR from the coding sequence ATGCAGGGATCCGTGACCGTCCACATGGCCGCTCCGCCGAAGGTCGTCTGGGACCTCGTCAGCGACGTCACCCGCATCGGCGAGTTCAGCCCCGAGACGTTCGAGGCCGAGTGGGTCGACGGCGCGACCGGGCCCGCGCTGGGCGCGCACTTCCGCGGCCACGTGAAGCGCAACGGCGTCGGCCCGGTCTACTGGACGAGCTGCAAGGTGACCTCGTGCGAGCCGGAGCGCGACTTCGGGTTCTCGGTCTACGCCGCGGGTGCGCGCGTGAACAACTGGCGCTACCAGCTCGAGCCGACCGACGACGGCGGCACCGACGTCACCGAGTCGTTCCGGCTCGAGCCGCGCGGCGTGCTGCGGCTCTACTGGGCGGTCATGGGCAAGCTGCGCGGTCGCACCAACGAGCGCGGCATGCGCGAGACGCTCGAGCGGATCAAGGCGGTCGCGGAGGCAGACGCGCGCTGA
- a CDS encoding YciI family protein yields the protein MPRDPNVPDEFEVYTVVVLRRPDDAPDLSEEELDELQSRHLAYRAGLRDQGLLVANGPFLRQSDESYRGMSIFACDPVRAAELSDGDPSVIAGRLAYDVMEWWVASGTLGFPQAGGPVGDRRSLPD from the coding sequence ATGCCCCGCGATCCCAACGTTCCTGACGAGTTCGAGGTCTACACGGTCGTCGTGCTGCGACGTCCCGACGACGCGCCGGACCTGTCCGAGGAGGAGCTCGACGAGCTCCAGTCGCGCCACCTCGCCTATCGCGCCGGGCTGCGCGACCAGGGCCTGCTCGTCGCCAACGGGCCGTTCCTCCGGCAGAGCGACGAGTCCTACCGCGGGATGTCGATCTTCGCGTGCGACCCGGTGCGCGCAGCAGAGCTCTCCGACGGCGACCCGTCGGTGATCGCCGGGCGCCTCGCCTACGACGTCATGGAGTGGTGGGTCGCCTCCGGCACGCTCGGGTTCCCGCAGGCCGGCGGCCCGGTCGGCGACCGACGGTCGTTGCCCGACTGA
- a CDS encoding alpha/beta hydrolase — MGTLAAHRRRLLRALAVLVALGGLVLGVLWLLQRQLIYFPDTAPVPPAASVLEGGRDITLHTEDGLDLDAWFAPPRPAAGEDDRDLAVLVAPGNGGNRLSRAGFAEELTRRGFSVLLLDYRGYGGNPGSPTEEGLLHDALAATDALDGLGFPPERTIYFGESLGTGVVAALQDQRPPAGVVLRSPFPELAAVGSHHYPWLPVRLLLRDRFPVVEHLATSDVPVTVVYGDRDSIVPTGLSAEVADEAPALVERVVIEGADHNDPVMFGPRVADAVARLADRVG; from the coding sequence ATGGGCACGCTGGCAGCGCACCGCCGTCGCCTGCTGCGCGCGCTCGCCGTGCTCGTCGCACTCGGAGGGTTGGTGCTCGGTGTGCTCTGGTTGCTCCAGCGCCAGCTGATCTACTTCCCGGACACCGCGCCCGTCCCGCCGGCCGCTTCGGTCCTCGAGGGCGGCCGGGACATCACCCTGCACACCGAGGACGGGCTCGACCTCGACGCCTGGTTCGCGCCGCCCCGACCCGCCGCTGGCGAGGACGACCGCGACCTGGCGGTGCTCGTGGCGCCCGGCAACGGCGGCAACCGCCTCAGCCGGGCGGGCTTCGCGGAGGAGCTCACCCGCCGCGGTTTCTCCGTGCTGCTGCTGGACTACCGCGGCTACGGCGGCAACCCGGGCAGCCCGACCGAGGAGGGACTGCTGCACGACGCGCTGGCAGCGACCGACGCACTCGACGGTCTCGGCTTTCCGCCCGAACGCACCATCTACTTCGGCGAGTCCCTCGGCACCGGTGTCGTCGCCGCACTGCAGGACCAGCGTCCGCCGGCCGGCGTGGTGCTCCGGTCGCCCTTCCCCGAGCTCGCGGCGGTCGGTTCCCACCATTACCCCTGGCTGCCGGTGCGCCTGCTCCTGCGCGACAGGTTCCCGGTGGTCGAGCACCTCGCCACGAGCGACGTGCCCGTCACCGTCGTGTACGGGGACCGCGACTCGATCGTGCCCACCGGGCTGAGCGCCGAGGTGGCCGACGAGGCGCCCGCGCTGGTCGAGCGCGTGGTCATCGAGGGTGCCGACCACAACGACCCGGTGATGTTCGGGCCGCGGGTGGCCGACGCGGTTGCGCGACTGGCGGACCGGGTCGGCTGA
- a CDS encoding class I SAM-dependent methyltransferase, which translates to MCTQLLELAGHGRGRKALDLGAGAGVETRALAAHGWRVLAVDLDPRLPGRIADLVRGGRVAAVVGDLRDVSLPSAELVHSSLVLSFTGPADFPAVWARIRGCLLPGGRLGVDFFGPRDGWADVPSLTILDRPQVEELVAGMDDVRVDEEEWDGPSYGGDAKHWHVIQVLARQPG; encoded by the coding sequence TTGTGCACCCAGCTGCTCGAGCTGGCAGGGCACGGCCGCGGGCGCAAGGCGCTCGACCTCGGCGCCGGAGCGGGCGTCGAGACGCGCGCCCTGGCGGCGCACGGCTGGCGCGTCCTCGCTGTCGACCTCGATCCCCGGCTCCCGGGGCGGATCGCCGACCTGGTGCGCGGCGGGCGGGTCGCTGCGGTCGTCGGCGACCTGCGCGACGTCAGCCTCCCGTCCGCTGAGCTGGTGCACAGCAGCCTGGTTCTGTCGTTCACCGGGCCCGCTGACTTCCCCGCCGTGTGGGCGCGGATCCGCGGCTGCCTGCTTCCCGGCGGCCGGCTGGGTGTCGACTTCTTCGGCCCGCGGGACGGCTGGGCCGACGTACCGTCGCTGACGATCCTCGACCGGCCGCAGGTCGAGGAGCTGGTCGCCGGCATGGACGACGTCCGGGTCGACGAGGAGGAGTGGGATGGGCCGTCGTACGGCGGTGACGCGAAGCACTGGCATGTGATCCAGGTGCTGGCCCGGCAGCCCGGCTGA
- a CDS encoding PLDc N-terminal domain-containing protein, translating to MIRFLPGLVILVLWIYCLVDVITSRDGEARHLGKTVWIFIVLLFPLIGSLAWLILGRPTEVRPLTRGEGAAPSFPEYERRGRFAAADPEKDEEFLRQVRERAEQQRKAYEAKQRAEREAQERKKAEDGDPDPA from the coding sequence GTGATCCGCTTCCTGCCCGGCCTCGTCATCCTGGTCCTCTGGATCTACTGCCTCGTGGACGTCATCACCTCCCGCGACGGAGAGGCCCGCCACCTCGGCAAGACCGTGTGGATCTTCATCGTGCTGCTGTTCCCGCTGATCGGGTCGCTGGCGTGGCTGATCCTCGGCCGGCCGACCGAGGTCCGACCGCTGACCCGCGGCGAGGGTGCGGCGCCGAGCTTCCCGGAGTACGAGCGGCGCGGGCGCTTCGCGGCGGCCGACCCGGAGAAGGACGAGGAGTTCCTGCGGCAGGTGCGTGAGCGCGCGGAGCAGCAGCGCAAGGCCTACGAGGCGAAGCAGCGCGCCGAGCGCGAGGCCCAGGAGCGCAAGAAGGCCGAGGACGGCGATCCCGACCCTGCGTGA